From one Coffea eugenioides isolate CCC68of chromosome 11, Ceug_1.0, whole genome shotgun sequence genomic stretch:
- the LOC113754363 gene encoding uncharacterized protein LOC113754363 isoform X1: MAFQYRSSPSYLQLQAGVTGKWDCCRFVNRGLRNAASSSTTASKKKRAGLFFRNRCSATAMSASVRSNSSRSADLSSTWGKKLVWIWTENKQVMTTAVERGWNTFIFPSTCRDLATEWSSIAFICPLFIEGEEVLDSESKRIAAFSDITSPQQLEKLQSWDDLAQIVVVNLLDWQVIPAENIVAAFQGSQRTVLAISKTPSEAQVFLEALEHGLDGVVLKVDDAKAILELKDYFNRRNEADTRLNLTKGTVMNVQMVGMGDRVCVDLCSLMRPGEGLLVGSFARGLFLVHSECLESNYISSRPFRVNAGPVHAYVAIPGSKTSYLSELKTGKEVIVVDQSGVQRTAIVGRVKIESRPLVLVEAKGDSENKTCSILLQNAETVALVSPVGGEGCGETAIPVTSLKVGDEILLSVQGDARHTGIEIEEFVVEK, translated from the exons ATGGCTTTTCAGTACCGGTCTTCACCTTCCTACCTGCAACTTCAAGCTGGCGTTACTG GCAAATGGGATTGTTGCAGATTCGTCAATCGTGGATTAAGGAATGCTGCTAGTTCCAGCACTACTGCTTCTAAGAAGAAAAGGGCAGGACTTTTTTTCAGGAATCGTTGCTCTGCGACTGCAATGTCTGCTAGTGTACGTAGCAATAGTAGCAGATCAGCTGATCTTTCTTCAACCTGGGGCAAGAAATTGGTTTGGATCTGGACAGAGAATAAACAAGTCATGACCACAGCCGTGGAGAGAGGCTGGAACACTTTCATTTTCCCCTCAACTTGTCGCGACTTAGCCACTGAATGGTCAT CAATTGCATTCATATGCCCTCTCTTCATTGAAGGGGAAGAGGTTTTGGACAGTGAGAGCAAAAGAATTGCGGCATTCTCTGATATTACCTCTCCGCAGCAATTAGAGAAGCTCCAATCATGGGATGACCTAGCACAGATTGTTGTTGTTAATCTCCTGGATTGGCAG GTGATACCTGCAGAGAATATTGTTGCAGCTTTTCAAGGATCTCAGAGAACGGTGTTGGCTATCTCGAAAACACCATCTGAAGCTCAGGTTTTTCTTGAG GCCTTGGAGCATGGTCTGGATGGTGTAGTCCTAAAAGTTGACGATGCAAAAGCCATACTGGAGTTGAAG GACTACTTTAACAGAAGAAATGAAGCTGATACTCGCTTGAACTTGACCAAGGGCACTGTCATGAATGTTCAAATGGTTGGAATGGGTGACCGTGTTTGTGTGGATCTGTGTAGCCTCATGAGACCTGGTGAAGGTCTTCTG GTTGGCTCATTTGCGAGAGGGCTCTTCCTTGTCCACTCAGAATGCTTAGAGTCAAATTACATTTCTAGCAGGCCATTCCGGGTTAATGCA GGTCCAGTGCATGCATATGTTGCCATTCCTGGAAGCAAGACTAGCTACCTCTCAGAATTAAAAACAGGAAAAGAGGTCATTGTGGTCGATCAATCGGGAGTGCAACGAACTGCTATTGTTGGTCGTGTAAAGATAGAGAGTAGGCCATTAGTTCTTGTGGAGGCAAAG GGAGATTCAGAGAATAAAACTTGCAGCATTCTTTTACAGAATGCTGAAACAGTTGCATTAGTCTCCCCGGTTGGAG GAGAAGGATGTGGAGAAACAGCAATTCCTGTGACCTCATTAAAAGTTGGAGATGAAATTTTGCTGAGCGTGCAGGGAGATGCTCGGCATACTGGAATAGAAATAGAAGAATTCGTTGTGGAAAAATAA
- the LOC113753228 gene encoding homeobox-leucine zipper protein ATHB-20-like → MIHGNMETFFPVDSMFQNHQDHDRLPSSNNPSAPCTAHHDFPGISGALMRRSMSFSGVDMSEEALRLEDDMSDDGAAPLGEKKKRLNLEQVKVLEKSFELGSKLEPERKMQLARALGLQPRQVAIWFQNRRARWKTKQMEKDYEVLKRQVEILKADNELLRAQNKRFHSELVALQSVELSAAVEPINLNNRENEASWSSGSRENSIDVNLGTTSVETGLIIPNSHPTSNHMPFPSTMEQPAVGPTHHLLQASLGPDLQGPRIDQTTSDEALCNAFNNIEEQPSFSPWSTWPNQQNFR, encoded by the exons ATGATTCATGGTAATATGGAAACCTTTTTCCCGGTCGACTCCATGTTTCAAAACCATCAAGATCATGACCGCCTTCCTTCCAGCAATAATCCCTCTGCCCCTTGCACGGCACATCATGACTTCCCTG GCATTTCTGGTGCCCTGATGAGGAGATCCATGTCGTTTTCTGGGGTTGACATGTCTGAAGAAGCGCTGCGTCTAGAAGATGACATGTCTGACGACGGCGCTGCGCCACTTGGGGAGAAGAAGAAGCGGCTCAACTTGGAGCAGGTGAAGGTGCTCGAGAAAAGTTTCGAGTTGGGTAGCAAGCTTGAGCCAGAGAGGAAAATGCAGCTAGCCAGGGCTCTGGGGTTGCAACCAAGGCAAGTCGCCATATGGTTCCAGAACAGGAGAGCTAGATGGAAGACTAAGCAAATGGAAAAAGACTATGAGGTTTTGAAGAGACAAGTCGAAATACTCAAGGCTGACAATGAACTCCTCAGGGCTCAGAACAAGCGATTTCACTCTGAG CTAGTGGCTCTACAAAGCGTGGAATTAAGTGCTGCAGTAGAACCAATCAATTTGAATAATAGAGAAAATGAGGCTTCTTGGAGCAGTGGAAGCCGCGAAAACAGCATTGATGTCAACTTGGGTACCACATCAGTAGAAACTGGACTTATAATCCCAAACTCTCATCCGACCAGTAATCATATGCCATTTCCTTCAACAATGGAGCAACCTGCAGTTGGTCCAACTCATCATCTCCTCCAGGCCTCACTGGGACCAGATCTCCAAGGTCCTAGGATCGATCAGACCACCTCGGATGAAGCCTTATGCAACGCGTTCAACAATATTGAGGAACAGCCTAGTTTTTCTCCATGGTCGACATGGCCAAACCAGCAAAATTTTCGTTGA
- the LOC113753227 gene encoding probable serine/threonine-protein kinase PIX7 isoform X2: protein MSLESFIHKSYKTTRTSWKGKHLDIKRGGKRGDLSSYSTEGLVLRLSVRNSHRGFIGTMGLAPESINAGSRGLRKSIGKTRKDYCDDDDDDDAMETRGCWMKLRFLGSCMSPSSKVDSSVSGSSTQLEESKSSNDTSRDQPVAPIISSSSSTIAESTPSTPNILEELKIASQLRKFAFNELKSATRSFRPDNLLGEGGFGCVYKGWINENGPTPVKPGSGLTVAVKTLNHDGLQGHKEWLAEVNYLGDLLHPNLVKLIGYCIEGDQRLLVYEFMPRGSLENHLFRRSLPLPWSTRIKIALDAAKGLAFLHEEAERPVIYRDFKTSNILLDADYNAKLSDFGLAKDGPEGDKTHVSTRVMGTYGYAAPEYVMTGHLTSKSDVYSFGVVLLEMLTGRRSMDKTRPNGEHNLVEWARPYLRERRRFYRLIDPRLEGQFSIRGAQKAVQLAAHCLTRDAKARPLMSEVVEVLKPLPDLKDMACSSSYFQALQAERASITQAIKNGGRVQAALPEKNGQQNPTLSTPNRPQASPCHENNLHRSPKPKV, encoded by the exons ATGAGTTTGGAATCCTTCATTCACAAATCCTATAAAACAACACGAACTAGTTGGAAAGGAAAGCATCTTGACATTAAGAGGGGAGGAAAGAGGGGAGATTTGTCCTCGTACTCTACTGAAGGTTTAGTTTTACGATTATCAGTCAGGAATTCACACCGTGGATTCATTGGAACAATGGGGTTGGCTCCTGAAAGTATCAATGCTGGCTCTCGGGGATTGAGGAAATCAATCGGCAAGACGAGGAAAGATTAttgtgatgatgatgatgatgatgatgccaTGGAGACAAGAGGGTGTTGGATGAAGTTGAGGTTTTTGGGGAGCTGCATGTCCCCAAGCTCCAAGGTTGATAGCTCTGTCAGTGGTTCCAGCACTCAATTAG AAGAAAGTAAATCATCTAATGACACTAGCAGAGACCAACCAGTTGCTCCCATTATATCATCTTCGAGCTCTACCATTGCAGAAAGTACTCCATCCACTCCTAACATACTTGAGGAACTGAAAATTGCTTCTCAGCTTCGGAAGTTTGCCTTTAATGAGCTGAAGTCTGCAACAAGAAGTTTTAGACCAGATAATCTCCTTGGTGAGGGTGGCTTTGGTTGTGTTTATAAAGGTTGGATCAATGAAAATGGTCCAACTCCTGTGAAACCTGGTTCAGGGCTCACTGTTGCAGTAAAAACCCTGAATCATGATGGACTCCAGGGTCACAAGGAGTGGTTG GCTGAAGTAAATTATCTAGGTGACCTCCTCCATCCTAATTTGGTTAAATTGATAGGATATTGCATAGAAGGTGATCAAAGGTTGCTTGTCTATGAGTTTATGCCTCGGGGAAGTTTGGAGAATCACTTGTTTAGAA GGTCTCTTCCTCTTCCTTGGTCTACCAGAATCAAAATTGCTCTAGATGCAGCGAAAGGACTTGCCTTTCTTCATGAAGAAGCTGAAAGGCCAGTTATATATCGAGATTTTAAAACATCTAATATTTTATTGGATGCG GACTACAATGCTAAGCTTTCCGATTTTGGACTGGCCAAAGATGGCCCAGAGGGGGATAAGACTCATGTATCCACACGGGTCATGGGAACTTATGGTTATGCTGCACCTGAATATGTCATGACAG GACATCTCACATCAAAAAGTGATGTCTACAGCTTTGGAGTGGTTTTACTTGAAATGCTTACTGGACGAAGATCTATGGATAAAACCAGACCAAATGGAGAACATAATTTGGTCGAATGGGCGAGGCCTTATCTGAGGGAAAGGCGTAGGTTCTATAGGCTGATAGATCCCCGTCTTGAAGGGCAGTTCTCAATCAGAGGTGCGCAGAAGGCAGTTCAGTTGGCTGCTCATTGCCTCACCCGTGATGCTAAAGCCCGACCTTTGATGAGTGAAGTAGTTGAAGTCTTAAAGCCTCTGCCTGACCTGAAGGATATGGCCTGTTCCTCGTCCTACTTTCAGGCCCTTCAAGCTGAGCGAGCAAGTATTACTCAAGCTATTAAAAACGGTGGTAGAGTTCAGGCAGCATTACCAGAAAAGAATGGGCAACAAAACCCGACCCTCTCCACACCAAATCGTCCACAGGCTTCTCCCTGTCACGAGAACAATCTGCATAGATCGCCAAAACCAAAGGTTTAG
- the LOC113753227 gene encoding probable serine/threonine-protein kinase PIX7 isoform X1: MSLESFIHKSYKTTRTSWKGKHLDIKRGGKRGDLSSYSTEGLVLRLSVRNSHRGFIGTMGLAPESINAGSRGLRKSIGKTRKDYCDDDDDDDAMETRGCWMKLRFLGSCMSPSSKVDSSVSGSSTQLAEESKSSNDTSRDQPVAPIISSSSSTIAESTPSTPNILEELKIASQLRKFAFNELKSATRSFRPDNLLGEGGFGCVYKGWINENGPTPVKPGSGLTVAVKTLNHDGLQGHKEWLAEVNYLGDLLHPNLVKLIGYCIEGDQRLLVYEFMPRGSLENHLFRRSLPLPWSTRIKIALDAAKGLAFLHEEAERPVIYRDFKTSNILLDADYNAKLSDFGLAKDGPEGDKTHVSTRVMGTYGYAAPEYVMTGHLTSKSDVYSFGVVLLEMLTGRRSMDKTRPNGEHNLVEWARPYLRERRRFYRLIDPRLEGQFSIRGAQKAVQLAAHCLTRDAKARPLMSEVVEVLKPLPDLKDMACSSSYFQALQAERASITQAIKNGGRVQAALPEKNGQQNPTLSTPNRPQASPCHENNLHRSPKPKV; encoded by the exons ATGAGTTTGGAATCCTTCATTCACAAATCCTATAAAACAACACGAACTAGTTGGAAAGGAAAGCATCTTGACATTAAGAGGGGAGGAAAGAGGGGAGATTTGTCCTCGTACTCTACTGAAGGTTTAGTTTTACGATTATCAGTCAGGAATTCACACCGTGGATTCATTGGAACAATGGGGTTGGCTCCTGAAAGTATCAATGCTGGCTCTCGGGGATTGAGGAAATCAATCGGCAAGACGAGGAAAGATTAttgtgatgatgatgatgatgatgatgccaTGGAGACAAGAGGGTGTTGGATGAAGTTGAGGTTTTTGGGGAGCTGCATGTCCCCAAGCTCCAAGGTTGATAGCTCTGTCAGTGGTTCCAGCACTCAATTAG CAGAAGAAAGTAAATCATCTAATGACACTAGCAGAGACCAACCAGTTGCTCCCATTATATCATCTTCGAGCTCTACCATTGCAGAAAGTACTCCATCCACTCCTAACATACTTGAGGAACTGAAAATTGCTTCTCAGCTTCGGAAGTTTGCCTTTAATGAGCTGAAGTCTGCAACAAGAAGTTTTAGACCAGATAATCTCCTTGGTGAGGGTGGCTTTGGTTGTGTTTATAAAGGTTGGATCAATGAAAATGGTCCAACTCCTGTGAAACCTGGTTCAGGGCTCACTGTTGCAGTAAAAACCCTGAATCATGATGGACTCCAGGGTCACAAGGAGTGGTTG GCTGAAGTAAATTATCTAGGTGACCTCCTCCATCCTAATTTGGTTAAATTGATAGGATATTGCATAGAAGGTGATCAAAGGTTGCTTGTCTATGAGTTTATGCCTCGGGGAAGTTTGGAGAATCACTTGTTTAGAA GGTCTCTTCCTCTTCCTTGGTCTACCAGAATCAAAATTGCTCTAGATGCAGCGAAAGGACTTGCCTTTCTTCATGAAGAAGCTGAAAGGCCAGTTATATATCGAGATTTTAAAACATCTAATATTTTATTGGATGCG GACTACAATGCTAAGCTTTCCGATTTTGGACTGGCCAAAGATGGCCCAGAGGGGGATAAGACTCATGTATCCACACGGGTCATGGGAACTTATGGTTATGCTGCACCTGAATATGTCATGACAG GACATCTCACATCAAAAAGTGATGTCTACAGCTTTGGAGTGGTTTTACTTGAAATGCTTACTGGACGAAGATCTATGGATAAAACCAGACCAAATGGAGAACATAATTTGGTCGAATGGGCGAGGCCTTATCTGAGGGAAAGGCGTAGGTTCTATAGGCTGATAGATCCCCGTCTTGAAGGGCAGTTCTCAATCAGAGGTGCGCAGAAGGCAGTTCAGTTGGCTGCTCATTGCCTCACCCGTGATGCTAAAGCCCGACCTTTGATGAGTGAAGTAGTTGAAGTCTTAAAGCCTCTGCCTGACCTGAAGGATATGGCCTGTTCCTCGTCCTACTTTCAGGCCCTTCAAGCTGAGCGAGCAAGTATTACTCAAGCTATTAAAAACGGTGGTAGAGTTCAGGCAGCATTACCAGAAAAGAATGGGCAACAAAACCCGACCCTCTCCACACCAAATCGTCCACAGGCTTCTCCCTGTCACGAGAACAATCTGCATAGATCGCCAAAACCAAAGGTTTAG
- the LOC113754363 gene encoding uncharacterized protein LOC113754363 isoform X2 — MAFQYRSSPSYLQLQAGVTGKWDCCRFVNRGLRNAASSSTTASKKKRAGLFFRNRCSATAMSASVRSNSSRSADLSSTWGKKLVWIWTENKQVMTTAVERGWNTFIFPSTCRDLATEWSWEEVLDSESKRIAAFSDITSPQQLEKLQSWDDLAQIVVVNLLDWQVIPAENIVAAFQGSQRTVLAISKTPSEAQVFLEALEHGLDGVVLKVDDAKAILELKDYFNRRNEADTRLNLTKGTVMNVQMVGMGDRVCVDLCSLMRPGEGLLVGSFARGLFLVHSECLESNYISSRPFRVNAGPVHAYVAIPGSKTSYLSELKTGKEVIVVDQSGVQRTAIVGRVKIESRPLVLVEAKGDSENKTCSILLQNAETVALVSPVGGEGCGETAIPVTSLKVGDEILLSVQGDARHTGIEIEEFVVEK, encoded by the exons ATGGCTTTTCAGTACCGGTCTTCACCTTCCTACCTGCAACTTCAAGCTGGCGTTACTG GCAAATGGGATTGTTGCAGATTCGTCAATCGTGGATTAAGGAATGCTGCTAGTTCCAGCACTACTGCTTCTAAGAAGAAAAGGGCAGGACTTTTTTTCAGGAATCGTTGCTCTGCGACTGCAATGTCTGCTAGTGTACGTAGCAATAGTAGCAGATCAGCTGATCTTTCTTCAACCTGGGGCAAGAAATTGGTTTGGATCTGGACAGAGAATAAACAAGTCATGACCACAGCCGTGGAGAGAGGCTGGAACACTTTCATTTTCCCCTCAACTTGTCGCGACTTAGCCACTGAATGGTCAT GGGAAGAGGTTTTGGACAGTGAGAGCAAAAGAATTGCGGCATTCTCTGATATTACCTCTCCGCAGCAATTAGAGAAGCTCCAATCATGGGATGACCTAGCACAGATTGTTGTTGTTAATCTCCTGGATTGGCAG GTGATACCTGCAGAGAATATTGTTGCAGCTTTTCAAGGATCTCAGAGAACGGTGTTGGCTATCTCGAAAACACCATCTGAAGCTCAGGTTTTTCTTGAG GCCTTGGAGCATGGTCTGGATGGTGTAGTCCTAAAAGTTGACGATGCAAAAGCCATACTGGAGTTGAAG GACTACTTTAACAGAAGAAATGAAGCTGATACTCGCTTGAACTTGACCAAGGGCACTGTCATGAATGTTCAAATGGTTGGAATGGGTGACCGTGTTTGTGTGGATCTGTGTAGCCTCATGAGACCTGGTGAAGGTCTTCTG GTTGGCTCATTTGCGAGAGGGCTCTTCCTTGTCCACTCAGAATGCTTAGAGTCAAATTACATTTCTAGCAGGCCATTCCGGGTTAATGCA GGTCCAGTGCATGCATATGTTGCCATTCCTGGAAGCAAGACTAGCTACCTCTCAGAATTAAAAACAGGAAAAGAGGTCATTGTGGTCGATCAATCGGGAGTGCAACGAACTGCTATTGTTGGTCGTGTAAAGATAGAGAGTAGGCCATTAGTTCTTGTGGAGGCAAAG GGAGATTCAGAGAATAAAACTTGCAGCATTCTTTTACAGAATGCTGAAACAGTTGCATTAGTCTCCCCGGTTGGAG GAGAAGGATGTGGAGAAACAGCAATTCCTGTGACCTCATTAAAAGTTGGAGATGAAATTTTGCTGAGCGTGCAGGGAGATGCTCGGCATACTGGAATAGAAATAGAAGAATTCGTTGTGGAAAAATAA
- the LOC113753517 gene encoding vacuolar protein sorting-associated protein 29-like, whose protein sequence is MVLVLAIGDLHVPYRAPDLPAKFKSMLVPGKIQHIICTGNLCIKEVHDYLKNLCPSLHITRGEYDEDARYPETKTLTIGQFKLGLCHGHQVVPWGDLDSLAMLQRQLDVDILVTGHTHQFKAYKHEAGVVINPGSATGAYSSITYDVNPSFVLMDIDGLRVVVYVYELIDGEVKVDKIDFKKTGTATSHSAH, encoded by the exons ATGGTGCTGGTATTGGCGATTGGGGATCTCCACGTCCCGTATAGAGCTCCTGATCTTCCAGCAAAATTCAAGTCCATGCTTGTTCCTGGCAAGATTCAACACATCATTTGCACTGGCAATCTCTGTATCAAA GAAGTTCATGATTACCTGAAGAACCTTTGCCCAAGCTTACACATTACTCGAGGTGAATATGATGAAGATGCTCGATATCCAGAGACAAAAACACTTACAATTGGACAATTTAAGCTTGGGCTATGCCATGGTCACCAG GTTGTGCCTTGGGGAGACCTTGATTCACTTGCCATGCTTCAGAGACAGCTAGATGTGGACATTCTGGTTACTGGCCATACCCACCAGTTCAAGGCCTACAAGCACGAGGCTGGAGTCGTAATAAATCCCGGATCAGCCACTGGTGCCTATAGCAGCATCACTTATGATGTGAATCCAAGTTTTGTTCTCATGGATATTGATGGCCTTCGCGTGGTGGTTTATGTCTACGAACTCATTGATGGAGAAGTGAAGGTTGACAAGATAGACTTCAAGAAGACAGGCACAGCCACATCCCATTCTGCCCATTGA
- the LOC113754363 gene encoding uncharacterized protein LOC113754363 isoform X3, with protein sequence MSASVRSNSSRSADLSSTWGKKLVWIWTENKQVMTTAVERGWNTFIFPSTCRDLATEWSSIAFICPLFIEGEEVLDSESKRIAAFSDITSPQQLEKLQSWDDLAQIVVVNLLDWQVIPAENIVAAFQGSQRTVLAISKTPSEAQVFLEALEHGLDGVVLKVDDAKAILELKDYFNRRNEADTRLNLTKGTVMNVQMVGMGDRVCVDLCSLMRPGEGLLVGSFARGLFLVHSECLESNYISSRPFRVNAGPVHAYVAIPGSKTSYLSELKTGKEVIVVDQSGVQRTAIVGRVKIESRPLVLVEAKGDSENKTCSILLQNAETVALVSPVGGEGCGETAIPVTSLKVGDEILLSVQGDARHTGIEIEEFVVEK encoded by the exons ATGTCTGCTAGTGTACGTAGCAATAGTAGCAGATCAGCTGATCTTTCTTCAACCTGGGGCAAGAAATTGGTTTGGATCTGGACAGAGAATAAACAAGTCATGACCACAGCCGTGGAGAGAGGCTGGAACACTTTCATTTTCCCCTCAACTTGTCGCGACTTAGCCACTGAATGGTCAT CAATTGCATTCATATGCCCTCTCTTCATTGAAGGGGAAGAGGTTTTGGACAGTGAGAGCAAAAGAATTGCGGCATTCTCTGATATTACCTCTCCGCAGCAATTAGAGAAGCTCCAATCATGGGATGACCTAGCACAGATTGTTGTTGTTAATCTCCTGGATTGGCAG GTGATACCTGCAGAGAATATTGTTGCAGCTTTTCAAGGATCTCAGAGAACGGTGTTGGCTATCTCGAAAACACCATCTGAAGCTCAGGTTTTTCTTGAG GCCTTGGAGCATGGTCTGGATGGTGTAGTCCTAAAAGTTGACGATGCAAAAGCCATACTGGAGTTGAAG GACTACTTTAACAGAAGAAATGAAGCTGATACTCGCTTGAACTTGACCAAGGGCACTGTCATGAATGTTCAAATGGTTGGAATGGGTGACCGTGTTTGTGTGGATCTGTGTAGCCTCATGAGACCTGGTGAAGGTCTTCTG GTTGGCTCATTTGCGAGAGGGCTCTTCCTTGTCCACTCAGAATGCTTAGAGTCAAATTACATTTCTAGCAGGCCATTCCGGGTTAATGCA GGTCCAGTGCATGCATATGTTGCCATTCCTGGAAGCAAGACTAGCTACCTCTCAGAATTAAAAACAGGAAAAGAGGTCATTGTGGTCGATCAATCGGGAGTGCAACGAACTGCTATTGTTGGTCGTGTAAAGATAGAGAGTAGGCCATTAGTTCTTGTGGAGGCAAAG GGAGATTCAGAGAATAAAACTTGCAGCATTCTTTTACAGAATGCTGAAACAGTTGCATTAGTCTCCCCGGTTGGAG GAGAAGGATGTGGAGAAACAGCAATTCCTGTGACCTCATTAAAAGTTGGAGATGAAATTTTGCTGAGCGTGCAGGGAGATGCTCGGCATACTGGAATAGAAATAGAAGAATTCGTTGTGGAAAAATAA